A single Dreissena polymorpha isolate Duluth1 chromosome 14, UMN_Dpol_1.0, whole genome shotgun sequence DNA region contains:
- the LOC127858253 gene encoding uncharacterized protein LOC127858253 — protein MGRGKGGEEYCVACGAAVLCCCVTVLAVGLAGLGIAKIVMGAIYLHHCDIEKMIPIYLIVSGVVPLFFSSFSRRDEDRGFGVADICGLLAFLFNTAWLVCGSIWVYPNYGKLTSDQYVPCSETVKNHCVRGTCSMTFMTFAFSMVTIDWICFGLGMAFLASVYCRAGCRD, from the exons ATGGGCCGGGGCAAAGGAGGCGAGGAATATTGTGTGGCTTGCGGTGCGGCAG TTCTTTGCTGCTGCGTCACCGTTCTCGCGGTCGGCCTGGCGGGACTCGGCATCGCTAAGATCGTAATGG GCGCTATCTACCTACACCACTGCGATATTGAGAAGATGATCCCGATCTACCTGATCGTGAGCGGTGTGGTGCCGTTGTTCTTCAGCAGCTTTAGCCGCCGCGACGAGGACCGAGGCTTTGGTGTAGCCGATATTTGTGGCCTGCTCGCCTTCCTCTTCAACACCGCCTGGCTAGTGTGTG GAAGCATCTGGGTGTATCCTAACTACGGGAAGCTGACTTCAGACCAGTACGTACCTTGCTCGGAGACGGTAAAAAACCACTGTGTTCGCGGCACGTGCTCCATGACCTTCATGACCTTCGCCTTTTCCATGGTTACCATAGACTGGATATGTTTCGGGCTCGGGATGGCATTTCTGGCATCGGTCTACTGTCGGGCCGGTTGCCGGGACTGA